In a genomic window of Nostoc sp. UHCC 0870:
- a CDS encoding type I restriction-modification system subunit M — protein sequence MNYTTHNTIVNFIWGIADDVLRDVYVRGKYRDVILPMTVLRRLDCLLEPTKDKVLELHKRLEEGNFGQNAIAQQLPRVTGYVFYNTSQFTFKTLLDFPSDIRANFENYLNGFSENVQEIIAKFKLRNQIETLVESNRLYALIQKFVAKEINLSSEAVKNENGEIIHEGLTNLGMGYVFEELIRKFNEENNEEAGEHFTPRDIIQLMVNLIFLPVENQIQGGTYLVYDDACGSGGMLTESEAFIQQLAEKLDKKVTIELYGQEVNPETYAICQSDMLIKGRDPDKIYYGSTISNDKFADLQFDFMLANPPYGKSWTVDQEAVFDGKKKEVKDPRFAVEHPGLKPGEKLTLLPRSSDGQLLFLVNMLSKMKQSTTLGSRIAIVHNGSALFTGDAGGGESNIRRWIIENDWLECIIGLPLNMFYNTGIATYIWVLSNRKPEHRQGKVQLIDASEWYGKLRKNLGKKNCELTQADIQRITETFLAFEETEQSKRFDNEDFGYHKITVERPLRLTFQVTPERLEQFLAGSLSNSSPKKDSGKQQEIQLNITSDTKHGLILGILKDLFGCEPHKDFNRVKQEFEKALKVEGIKLTAKDLKLVYDTFTEKDETAEPVIKKKTKDEIIYEFDSELRDTENVPLKEDIEEYFAREVLPHVPDAWIDYEKTVRGYEISFTKYFYKFKPLRSLEEIAADIFALEAETEGVLRQIVSEEKYTQSSML from the coding sequence ATGAATTACACGACACACAACACTATTGTTAATTTTATTTGGGGTATTGCCGATGATGTATTGAGAGATGTCTATGTACGCGGTAAATACCGAGATGTCATTTTGCCAATGACGGTACTACGGCGTTTGGATTGCTTATTAGAACCCACTAAAGATAAGGTACTTGAACTTCATAAGCGGCTGGAAGAAGGCAATTTTGGACAAAATGCCATAGCGCAACAGCTTCCTAGAGTAACGGGTTATGTATTTTATAATACTTCTCAATTTACTTTTAAAACCTTGCTCGACTTTCCTAGCGACATTCGGGCAAATTTTGAAAATTATTTAAATGGTTTTAGCGAGAACGTACAAGAGATTATTGCTAAGTTTAAACTGCGAAATCAAATTGAGACTTTAGTAGAAAGTAATCGGCTTTATGCTCTAATTCAAAAATTTGTGGCTAAGGAAATTAACCTTAGTTCTGAAGCAGTTAAAAATGAGAATGGCGAGATTATTCATGAGGGATTAACTAACCTGGGAATGGGTTATGTGTTCGAGGAATTAATCCGCAAGTTTAACGAAGAGAATAACGAAGAAGCGGGAGAACACTTTACCCCTCGTGACATTATTCAGTTAATGGTGAATTTGATATTTCTGCCAGTTGAAAATCAGATTCAAGGTGGTACTTATTTGGTATATGACGATGCTTGTGGCTCTGGGGGGATGTTGACTGAATCAGAAGCATTTATTCAACAGCTTGCGGAAAAATTAGATAAAAAAGTCACAATTGAATTATACGGTCAGGAAGTTAACCCAGAAACATACGCTATTTGTCAATCAGATATGTTAATTAAGGGTCGTGACCCTGACAAGATTTACTATGGTTCAACCATTTCTAATGATAAATTTGCAGATTTACAGTTCGACTTTATGCTTGCTAATCCTCCCTATGGCAAGTCTTGGACTGTAGACCAGGAAGCTGTGTTTGATGGCAAAAAAAAGGAAGTTAAAGACCCGCGTTTTGCTGTAGAACATCCAGGTTTAAAACCAGGAGAAAAGCTAACTCTGTTACCTCGTAGCAGTGACGGACAATTGTTATTTTTGGTGAATATGCTTTCTAAAATGAAGCAGTCCACCACTTTGGGTAGTCGCATAGCAATTGTTCATAATGGTTCAGCTTTATTTACTGGTGATGCAGGTGGTGGAGAAAGTAATATTCGTCGCTGGATTATTGAAAATGATTGGTTAGAGTGCATCATCGGTTTACCTTTGAATATGTTTTATAACACGGGTATTGCTACCTATATTTGGGTGCTATCTAACCGCAAACCTGAACACCGTCAAGGGAAGGTACAGTTAATTGATGCCAGTGAATGGTATGGCAAGTTAAGAAAGAATTTAGGTAAGAAAAATTGTGAATTAACACAAGCAGATATTCAGCGCATTACAGAAACATTTTTGGCTTTTGAGGAAACAGAACAATCTAAGAGATTTGATAATGAGGATTTTGGTTATCACAAAATCACTGTTGAGCGTCCTTTACGGTTGACATTCCAAGTTACACCAGAACGATTAGAGCAGTTTTTAGCGGGAAGCTTGAGTAATTCATCTCCTAAAAAAGATAGTGGAAAACAACAGGAAATACAGCTAAATATTACCTCTGATACGAAGCATGGGTTAATTTTGGGGATATTAAAAGACTTGTTTGGCTGCGAACCTCACAAAGATTTTAATCGAGTCAAGCAGGAATTTGAGAAAGCACTGAAGGTGGAAGGAATTAAACTGACGGCTAAAGATTTGAAGTTAGTTTATGACACATTCACAGAGAAAGACGAAACCGCAGAACCTGTAATTAAGAAGAAAACTAAGGATGAGATAATTTATGAGTTTGATTCTGAATTGCGAGATACAGAGAATGTGCCATTGAAAGAAGATATTGAGGAGTATTTTGCTCGTGAAGTGCTACCTCATGTACCAGATGCTTGGATAGATTACGAGAAAACGGTAAGGGGTTATGAAATTTCTTTTACTAAATATTTTTATAAGTTTAAACCGTTGCGGAGTTTGGAAGAAATAGCAGCAGATATCTTTGCTTTGGAAGCAGAAACAGAAGGTGTTTTACGCCAGATTGTTAGCGAGGAAAAATACACTCAATCCTCAATGTTATGA
- a CDS encoding restriction endonuclease subunit S has protein sequence MKCYSNYRDSGLAFVEKIPQHWDLKRAKYFFYEIDERSEKGDEDLLSVSHITGVTPRSEKNITMFMAESYEGYKTCIPNDLVINIMWAWMGALGVSKYQGIISSAYGVYRQKNTNNFYTDYLEYLVRIPEYIAEYTRRSKGIRSSRLRMYSDDFFQIPIICPPIEEQRTIAHFLDRKLEQIDHFISNKQRLIELLKEQKSAIANRAVTKGLNPHAPMKPSSIEWLREIPEHWEAKRAKYYFYEVDERSETGTEELLSVSHITGVTPRSEKNITMFQAESYEGYKTCQVGDLVSNIMWAWMGALGVSNYSGIVSSSYGVYRQKNPDNFVSRYLDYLVRTNSYISEFICRSKGIRSSRLRMYTDDFFDIPIIKPPKEEQEKILSYIDAESAKIDLAIAKIEKEIELIQEYRTTLISNAVTGKIDVRELTYSR, from the coding sequence ATGAAGTGTTATTCAAATTATAGGGATTCAGGTTTAGCTTTTGTCGAAAAAATTCCTCAGCATTGGGACTTAAAACGAGCAAAGTATTTCTTTTACGAAATAGATGAGCGTTCAGAGAAAGGAGATGAAGATTTACTTTCTGTTTCTCACATCACTGGAGTAACGCCACGAAGCGAAAAAAATATCACTATGTTTATGGCTGAATCTTATGAAGGCTATAAAACTTGCATTCCTAATGACTTAGTTATAAATATTATGTGGGCTTGGATGGGAGCGTTAGGAGTATCTAAATATCAAGGAATTATTAGTTCTGCATACGGTGTTTATAGGCAAAAAAATACAAATAACTTTTATACTGACTATCTTGAATATCTTGTAAGAATACCAGAGTACATCGCTGAATATACGCGTAGGTCAAAAGGTATTCGCTCCTCAAGACTACGTATGTATTCTGATGATTTTTTTCAAATACCTATTATTTGTCCTCCAATTGAAGAACAAAGAACGATCGCCCACTTCCTCGATCGCAAATTAGAACAGATAGACCACTTCATCAGCAACAAGCAAAGGCTTATCGAATTACTCAAAGAGCAGAAAAGTGCGATCGCTAACCGTGCAGTAACCAAGGGACTTAACCCCCATGCACCTATGAAACCTTCTAGTATTGAGTGGTTGAGGGAAATACCGGAGCATTGGGAAGCGAAAAGAGCAAAATATTATTTCTATGAAGTAGACGAACGCTCGGAAACTGGTACTGAAGAACTTTTATCTGTTTCTCATATTACAGGGGTTACACCTCGTAGTGAGAAAAACATCACAATGTTTCAAGCAGAATCTTATGAAGGTTATAAAACTTGTCAAGTAGGTGATTTAGTAAGCAATATTATGTGGGCGTGGATGGGGGCTTTAGGTGTCTCTAATTATAGTGGCATTGTTAGTTCTTCTTATGGAGTCTACAGACAAAAAAATCCTGATAATTTTGTATCAAGATATCTTGACTATTTAGTTAGAACAAATTCATACATTTCTGAGTTTATTTGTAGGTCAAAAGGAATTAGATCATCTCGGCTACGAATGTATACAGATGACTTCTTTGATATTCCAATTATTAAGCCTCCTAAAGAGGAGCAAGAAAAAATTCTTAGCTATATAGACGCAGAAAGCGCAAAAATTGATCTTGCGATCGCCAAAATAGAAAAAGAAATCGAACTAATCCAAGAATACCGCACCACCTTAATTTCCAACGCTGTAACGGGAAAAATAGACGTAAGGGAATTGACCTATAGTAGATAG